In a single window of the Sphingosinicella microcystinivorans genome:
- a CDS encoding efflux RND transporter periplasmic adaptor subunit — protein MKRKIVTGPRIIGALIVVAVLLALVFLIRAPAVEVETGVVSRGAMTVTVDDLGETRVTNLYAVSAPITGELLRVPLKPGDPVAAGATVLARVRPAEPGPLDARVLRQAEANIRAAAADLAGAREQEALAERELARIEPLAGRGFVAQATLDRARTAREQAARAAEAAAQRLEAARATLIVPGSRAQGRGAVSVTSPVSGYVLIVPQESARVVVAGTTLVEVGDPARLEMVTDLLSADAVQVEPGAAVSIEGWGGQQALRGTVRLVEPYGFTKFSALGVEEQRVNVVIDFAEPREAWRRLGHGYRATVRITVWNAGDVARVPISALFRSGNRWMTFVVDGSGRARLTPVEIGRMNDEVAELRGGLTPGARVILHPGDRVADGIRVRERSQLGF, from the coding sequence ATGAAGAGGAAGATTGTCACCGGCCCCAGGATCATCGGCGCGCTGATCGTCGTTGCAGTGCTGCTCGCGCTGGTCTTCCTGATCCGCGCGCCGGCGGTCGAGGTCGAGACGGGCGTCGTCAGCCGGGGCGCGATGACGGTGACCGTGGACGATCTCGGCGAGACCCGCGTCACCAATCTCTACGCCGTTTCCGCCCCGATCACCGGAGAACTGCTGCGCGTGCCGCTGAAGCCCGGCGATCCGGTGGCGGCGGGCGCGACCGTGCTGGCGCGCGTCCGGCCGGCAGAGCCCGGTCCGCTCGATGCGCGCGTGCTGCGGCAGGCGGAGGCAAATATCCGCGCGGCCGCTGCTGACCTCGCCGGCGCGCGGGAGCAGGAAGCGCTGGCCGAGCGGGAGCTGGCGCGGATCGAACCGTTGGCCGGGCGCGGCTTCGTCGCGCAGGCGACGCTCGACCGCGCCCGCACCGCGCGCGAGCAGGCGGCGCGTGCGGCCGAGGCCGCCGCGCAGCGGCTGGAAGCCGCGCGCGCCACGCTGATCGTGCCCGGCAGCCGCGCGCAGGGGCGCGGCGCCGTGTCGGTCACGTCGCCCGTTTCCGGCTATGTCCTCATCGTCCCGCAGGAGAGCGCGCGGGTGGTCGTCGCCGGCACGACGCTGGTCGAGGTGGGCGACCCCGCGCGGCTGGAGATGGTGACCGACCTCCTGTCCGCCGACGCCGTGCAGGTAGAGCCCGGCGCGGCGGTCTCGATCGAGGGCTGGGGCGGGCAGCAGGCGCTGCGCGGCACGGTGCGGCTGGTCGAGCCTTACGGCTTCACCAAATTCTCCGCGCTCGGCGTCGAGGAGCAGCGGGTCAACGTCGTGATCGACTTCGCCGAGCCGAGGGAGGCCTGGCGCCGGCTCGGCCATGGCTATCGCGCGACCGTGCGCATAACGGTCTGGAATGCGGGCGACGTCGCGCGCGTCCCGATCAGCGCATTGTTCCGCAGCGGCAACCGCTGGATGACGTTCGTCGTCGACGGGAGTGGCCGCGCACGACTGACCCCCGTCGAGATCGGCCGGATGAACGACGAGGTCGCCGAACTGCGCGGCGGCCTCACCCCCGGCGCCCGCGTGATCCTCCATCCCGGCGACAGGGTGGCGGACGGCATCCGCGTGCGGGAAAGATCCCAACTCGGTTTCTAG
- a CDS encoding ABC transporter permease has product MIALRSPLHTKLLRDLWRLRAQSAAIALVIAAGVGMVVMSFGMIRSLEATRAAYYDQYRFADVFAPVRRAPDTVMREVAALPGVAVAESRISTGAVLDIAGIAEPVSARVHSLPPDGRPALNRLVIRSGRLPDSHVVGEVVASEAFAAATRLQPGDRFNALLYGKRVELRLVGTALSPEHVYAVAPGQIFPDNRRYGILWMGREPLAASLDMVEAFNEAAVRLAPGARGEEVIRRLDTLLAPYGGTGAYGREQQISDRFLSEEINQLGTTVEILPPIFLGVAAFLLNIVLGRLVDTEREVIGLLKAFGYRNRTIMLHYAQLALLLSAGGLLLGILLGLWLGRAAAGLYQQYFAFPFLEFRTGPDVFLIAATATLAAVLLGALGAVRRAARLTPAEAMRPPAPADFSGGTAGIARALGPDEPSRMILRGLLRRPLRSGLTVAGIASALALYIAAASTTDGLDRMIDLAFGQAERGDVTVTFAEVRDARALHELQRMPGVLRVEPFRAAGARLIAGPREEREGLSGAEPGGDLSRLVDIDGRVVEPAARGALISGRLARLLDVRAGDTITAAVTEGERPRLEIPVAAVVDSPLGGSALIDRAHLNRLLREGDSLSGAYLSVDAAQLPALYAALKQTPLVAGVTVRAATLRGISDTLAESMGIMTLFTIGFSGLIVLGVVYNSARISLSERARDLASMRVLGFRRPEVAFVLLGELALLVLAALPPGMLMGVALSRYMMAQFSADLYTIPYSINAATLAEGALVVGAAAALTALLIRGRVDRLDLVRALKTRE; this is encoded by the coding sequence GTGATCGCCCTGCGCTCGCCGCTCCACACCAAGCTGCTGCGCGACCTGTGGCGGCTGCGCGCCCAGTCGGCGGCGATCGCGCTGGTGATCGCGGCGGGCGTGGGCATGGTGGTGATGTCGTTCGGCATGATCCGCTCGCTGGAAGCGACGCGGGCGGCCTACTACGACCAGTATCGCTTCGCCGACGTCTTCGCGCCCGTCCGCCGCGCGCCGGACACGGTGATGCGCGAGGTCGCCGCGCTGCCCGGTGTCGCGGTGGCGGAAAGCCGCATCAGCACCGGCGCGGTGCTCGACATTGCCGGCATCGCCGAGCCGGTCTCCGCGCGCGTCCATTCGCTGCCGCCGGACGGCCGCCCGGCGCTCAACCGGCTGGTCATACGCTCCGGCCGGCTGCCCGATTCCCATGTGGTGGGCGAAGTGGTGGCGAGCGAGGCGTTCGCCGCCGCGACGCGGCTCCAACCGGGGGATCGGTTCAATGCACTCCTCTACGGCAAGCGGGTCGAGCTGCGGCTGGTCGGCACGGCGCTCTCGCCCGAGCACGTCTATGCGGTCGCGCCCGGCCAGATCTTTCCCGACAACCGGCGCTACGGCATCCTGTGGATGGGCCGCGAGCCGCTCGCCGCGTCGCTCGACATGGTCGAGGCCTTCAACGAGGCGGCCGTGCGGCTCGCGCCGGGCGCGCGGGGCGAGGAGGTGATCCGCCGGCTCGACACGCTGCTCGCGCCCTACGGCGGAACCGGCGCCTATGGCCGCGAGCAGCAGATCTCGGACCGTTTCCTCTCCGAAGAGATCAACCAGCTCGGCACCACGGTCGAGATACTGCCGCCCATCTTTCTCGGCGTCGCCGCTTTCCTGCTCAACATCGTGCTCGGCCGGCTGGTCGACACCGAACGCGAGGTGATCGGCCTCCTGAAGGCGTTCGGCTATCGCAACCGCACGATCATGCTCCATTACGCCCAGCTCGCGCTGTTGCTCTCGGCGGGCGGACTGCTGCTCGGCATCCTGCTCGGCCTCTGGCTGGGACGCGCCGCCGCCGGGCTCTACCAGCAATATTTCGCCTTCCCGTTCCTCGAGTTCCGCACCGGGCCGGACGTCTTCCTGATCGCGGCGACCGCGACGCTCGCCGCCGTCCTGCTCGGCGCGCTCGGCGCCGTGCGCCGCGCCGCCCGGCTCACGCCCGCCGAGGCGATGCGCCCGCCCGCCCCGGCGGATTTCTCGGGCGGCACTGCCGGGATCGCCCGGGCGCTCGGCCCCGATGAGCCGTCGCGGATGATCCTGCGCGGCCTGCTGCGTCGCCCGCTGCGCTCGGGGCTGACCGTGGCGGGGATCGCGTCCGCGCTCGCGCTCTACATCGCGGCGGCCAGCACCACCGACGGGCTCGACCGGATGATCGACCTCGCCTTCGGACAGGCCGAACGGGGCGACGTCACCGTCACCTTCGCCGAGGTCCGTGACGCGCGCGCGCTGCACGAGCTTCAGCGTATGCCCGGCGTGCTGCGGGTCGAGCCGTTCCGCGCGGCGGGCGCCCGGCTGATCGCGGGGCCGAGGGAGGAGCGCGAGGGGCTGAGCGGCGCGGAGCCGGGCGGCGATCTCAGCCGCCTCGTCGACATCGACGGCCGCGTGGTGGAGCCGGCGGCGCGCGGCGCGCTCATCTCCGGCCGGCTGGCACGGCTTCTGGACGTTCGCGCCGGGGACACGATCACCGCCGCCGTCACCGAAGGCGAGCGGCCGCGGCTGGAAATCCCCGTCGCCGCCGTCGTTGACAGTCCGCTCGGCGGCTCGGCGCTGATCGACCGCGCGCATCTCAATCGCCTGCTGCGCGAGGGCGACAGCCTTTCAGGTGCATATCTGAGCGTGGACGCGGCGCAGCTCCCGGCGCTCTATGCCGCGCTCAAGCAGACGCCGCTCGTCGCGGGCGTGACGGTGCGCGCGGCGACCCTGCGCGGCATCAGCGACACGCTTGCCGAAAGCATGGGCATCATGACGCTGTTCACGATCGGCTTCTCGGGTCTGATCGTGCTCGGCGTCGTCTACAACAGCGCGCGGATCAGCCTGTCGGAGCGCGCGCGCGACCTTGCCTCGATGCGCGTGCTCGGCTTCCGCCGCCCGGAAGTCGCCTTCGTGCTGCTGGGCGAGCTGGCGCTGCTGGTGCTGGCCGCGCTGCCGCCCGGAATGCTGATGGGCGTGGCGCTGTCGCGCTACATGATGGCGCAGTTCAGCGCGGACCTCTACACCATCCCCTACAGCATCAACGCGGCGACGCTCGCCGAAGGCGCGCTGGTGGTGGGCGCGGCGGCGGCGTTGACAGCGCTTCTCATTCGCGGGCGGGTCGACCGGCTGGATCTGGTCCGCGCCCTCAAGACGCGGGAGTGA